The following DNA comes from candidate division KSB1 bacterium.
CTGGAGCAACTACTCTCTCTGGCGGGGCAACCGTTGTCATGAGGAGCGAGGACGGTAACTCGCAAGGTACAGGCCTGAGCTCGCTTGCCAAGGGATAACGTTCGCGACTTCGAAGAGGTCGTGCGTCACCGCGTGCCTTTAAACGTCCAGCAGCGACGCACGCCCCCTCCCGGCCAGCTCAGCATCCAAAAGGCTCCTATGATTCCCGACACGCGTCGGGCACGTGCAGGACCAACCGGCAACCGGCATCTGCGTCCTTCCCTGCTGCGCGGCGAACAATCCCAAGAGTTCCTAAGGTTGGCCGAGCCAGGCTGCCTCCAGGCGGATGACAGGTGTGCCAATGNNNNNNNNNGTTGATTCTTTCCGTTCATATCGTACCCTTTCAGTTCGAGAGGCCGATCCAGCAAAACAAGGATACAACACCCCGGGTAGCCCAGCCCGGCTGCTCCCAGCCCGATGACAGGTGTGCCAATGCTCCCCTCCCCTTCAGATTCGGCAAACCTCTTGATGATTTTCATAAGAAGTTGTACATTGAGACCGCGGTTTCGATCCTTAGCAGGCACGGAGTACCATTTATGAGGACGCAAAGGTTGAACGCGCAGGGGTTGGCCTTGCTGGTGGCCGCAGCAAGTCTGATGGCGTGCAGCTCGCCGCGGCCCCAGCCATATAATGTGAGCGATCCCGAACAGTCCCGCATTGCCCGCGCCGCGACCATGGCCGCCTACCAGCGCGGCAAGGAGATCTGGTTCTCGCCCACTATCGGCACCAATGGTCGCACCTGCGAATCTTGTCACCCGGGTGGCGAGATGACCCGCGCCGAGGCGTATCCCCGCTACAAACACGTCCTGCGCGGTGTGGCCACCCTCTCCATGACCCATAACTTTGCCGTGGTCAATGAGAGCCGCGGCCAGCCTTGGGAACTCGGCAGCGACGACGCGAACGCCATCGCCCTGTTTGTGACCTCACTGGCCAACGGCAAAAAAGTCAACATCTCCACCCCCTCGGGCATCGAAAAAGAGTGGGCGGCGCGCGGCAGCACGCATTTTGCCGACCCCTCGCTCGGCACTACCGGGAAAAGCTGTCTGAGCTGCCACAACATCCGGGACAACGTGAGCCGCGACCCAAACACGGGGGCACCCGGCCTCAAGGGGGTGACTGCGTACTACCCAAAGTACAGTTTCCGGCACGGAAGGGTAGTCACCGTGGAGCAACAGGTGAACTACTGCCTTGAACACCACATGGGTGCTGTGCCGTGGCCGCTCGACAGCAAGGCGATGGTGGAGCTGGTAGCTTACCTGGCCGCACTAAGCGAGGGCACCAAGGTTAGGGTGGCGGTGTTCGACCAGTAGCATTCTGGGCAACAGGCCACAACACCCATTGCCGCAGACCTGGCCAGGCCAGAATGTGCGCTGAAGAGTTCCCCGCCATGACGGCGAGACCACCTTCGGCGCGTGTGTGCACTTTTCGCCAGGGTGAGACAGCCTTCCGCGCTCGATTGCGGCCGTGGTAGGCAGCAGGCAGGCCGAGCCATGGAGGGAGCAGGATGCGGCCCTCCGGCTTTTTTCAGCTGGCGGTGATACGCTGCTCCCGCGCACAACAGGAGAGACCTCAATGGCCCACACACGTCGTGTGCGCGCGCTCCTGCAAAGGGCACCGCGCACTGCAGGACTGCTTCTTGCGGGCGCCCTGAGCTGGGTCGCCAACACCGCGGCCCAACAAGTCCAGCCGTGTGCTGACAGCATCTATGCCTCCGTCCGCCACCTGAGCGAGGCCATCGGTCCGAGGCCTATGGGCTCGCCTGCGGAGAAGGAGGCACTGGAGTGGGTGCTGGCCTACTTCCGCCGCCTTGGGGCAGACACCGCCTACTTCATGCCTTTCAACAAAGCCCCCCAGGCCGCTCCTCATTTGAACACTGCCAGCGGCAATGCCGTCGCACTGTTTCGCGGGGTCACGGACTCGCTCATCGTCATAGGCGGCCACATAGATTCTGCCGCCCCAGAGGTGCCAGGCGCCAACGACAATGCCTCTGGTGTGGCCACCGCCCTCGAGCTGGCGCGAGTGTGGAAGGATCGCCCCCGTCGTTACAGCATGCTCTTTATCGCTTTTGGGGGAGAAGAGCGAGGGCTTTTGGGGTCGACCTACTTCGTGGAGCACTTTCCCGAGCTTACGAAGGCCAGGATGATGCTCTGTTTGGACATGGCAGGTGCTGATGGTGCTGCCCTCCCCATGTTCGAGACCAGGAAGGCACAAGCTCCTCGGTGGCTGGTGCGCGATGCACTGGCCATCGACGCGCGTGACGGCTTGCGCCTGCTCCGCTACGCCCCGCACTTTTCCGCCCTGAACAGCATGGGCAAAGGCGCGGGTTCTGACCACGAGCCTTTCTTGAACAAGGGGATACCCGCCATCGACTTTACCACGGGCATAAACACCTCACCGATTCACACGCCGCAGGACAACCTTGCTTTCATCCGCAAAGACCAGTTAGGCCGGTACGCCCGTCTTGTGGATGAGCTTTTGCTTCATTATCAGCGCAACGGGGTGCCGGCAACCTCCACATCCCGCTTCGTGCTGTGGGACGTGGCTGGCATGGCAGTGTTCGTGCCTCATTGGGTACTCCTGGCGGTGGTGATGGCCTCGCTTGCCCTGCTGGTACCAGCGTTCTTACTGGCACGCCGCGCGCATCCTTCGCTACGCACGGCCTCCAGGGCAAGGTTCAGCTTTGTCAAGCTGTTGGTGCTGTGGCTGCTTGTGGTACTCTGCGCACAGGTGGGCGAGGCTTTACTGCAGCTCTTACGAGGGTTGCGTCATCCTTGGATGACGCATGTGTGGGCCTACGTGGGCTATGCGGGCCTGTGGGCATTGATAGGGCTGTGGCTGGGTCTGCAGACCACCCGGCGGTGGCGCTTTGCTCGCGAGGCGTGGCGCTACGTCTTGACCGCTTTCATCCTTCTTGCGCTTGGGACGGCGACAATGCTCCTGCTCAGCGCGCGACTGGCGTTCTACCCGGCTCTCTGCCTGCTACTGTTGGAGTCGGCGGTTGTAGCGACTTCGCCGGTGCCACGCCTGCTGCTCGGTGTGCTTGCTCCCTTGCCTCTTGTTCGCTTGCTGCTAATCGAGGCCCTCCCCATGGCCGGGCGACTCTTCGCCCGCGGCGCATACCAAATCGACACCTTTTGGCGGTCATTGGGCACCACGGCCCTGCTTACCGCCCTGCTCTTCGCCTGGCTTTTGCCGGTAGTATTCATCCTCGCTTATCTGGTGCGCTCGGTACCGGCCGCAACACGCTGGGCGAAGGTCGCACGCCGCACCTGGTTTGGCAGCATGCTGCTCGGCGCAGCCATAGGCTACGGTGCCGTCCTCTATTTCCTTCCGGCCTACGATGACATGTGGCGACCTACAGTCTGGCTGACCGCCGAGTACCGCCTCCCTGAGGGGAAGAGCGTGGTGCGTGTGAGGAGCGACGAGTACATGCGTGGTGTGGTGGTCACCGTGGACTCGCTCCAGCGACAGTACCATGGCACGGTGAATGCGGACTCGCTGCCTGTCCGTTTTCGCGCCGACTGGGTCCACCTTGCGGGCAGTGAGCTGCTCAAACCCGGCCCCACCGACACCGTGGAGGTGAATTGGCTGCTCACCTATGATCCGACGCCCTACACGCTCAACATCAGCATCACTGCAGACAGCGGCAAGGTTGACAGCGTGGGCTCTGATTTGGGCTTTCGCAAAGGAAAACGCAGCATTCTCTTCGCCTGGACTGCGTGGCCCCAGGGGCCGGTGGACCTCAAGGCGACCATCGTGTGCCGAGGAGTAACAAGGTTTGTGCGGCAGGTAACGGCCACATACACCGAACTGCCGACTGGAATAAGCCTGAGTGCCGCGTCCGCAGATGTAATCGCACGAACGCGCGTAACCCTAGTGGACACCCTGTGGTTTCCCCGCCTTCCCTCGGTGCGTCCCCGCCAGGAGGCCACGGAGGCAAGTTTATCACCCACCCATCAAAAAGTCCTTGCACAATTCACGCGCAGTACTTATCTTCAAGACACGAAACAACAATAGGGAAAAAGGGAGGGAAACCCTATGAACACACGCACATTCTTGAGCATGGCACTCGCTTGCACTCTGGCGGGCCTGGTTCTGGTGGTCTCCTGTGCCGTCAATCCGGTGACCGGCAAGCGTGACTTTATGCTCCTCACCGAGGCAGACGAAATCCAGCTGGGCAAGCAGACTGACCCCGAAGTGGTGGCTACCTATGGCATCTTGGAAAAACCGGAGTTGCAGGCGTATGTGGAGGACTTGGGTCGGCGCTTGGCGCACGTCAGTCATCGCCCCCACCTCCCGTATTCATTCAAGGTCTTGGACTCGCCGGTGATCAACGCCTTTGCGGTGCCCGGAGGGTTTATCTATTTGACGCGCGGCATTTTGGCCTACCTGAACGACGAGGCTGAGCTGGCCGGGGTCATGGGGCATGAGATCGGCCATGTGACAGCACGCCACACTGCCAAGCAGTACAGCAAGGCAATGCTGGCTGGTCTCGGTCTGGAGATCGGCAAGGGGCTTTCCACGGAGTTTCGCAAGTACGCCCCGTATGTGGAGTTTGGCGTGGGCATGCTCTTCCTCAAGTTCAGCCGCGACGATGAGCGACAGGCAGACGAGCTGGGAGTGACGTACTCCACAAAGGCGGGCTACGACGCCACACACATGGCGAATCTCTTCGTCACCCTGGAGCGTCTCCAGCCTAGCTCCGCGCAAGGCTTGCCTGATTGGTTCTCCACGCATCCTAACCCGCCTTCGCGCATCCAGAACATCCGCAAGCTGGCCGCGCAATGGCAGAAGACCGTCGCAGCACCGCAGTATTCGGTCAACTCCGAGCAGTATCTGCGGACTATTGACGGTCTCGTGTTTGGCGACGATCCGCGCCAGGGCTACGTGGCCGACGGGGTCTTTTACCATCCCACCATGCGCTTCCAGTTCCCGGTGCCAGCCAATTGGCATGTGGAAAACGCCCCGTCACAGGTGCAGATGGTCTCTCCACAAGAAGATGCGGTCATGCTGTTCATGCTCAGCCAGGAGCAGACACCTCAGGAGGCAGCTGAAAAGTTCGTCCAGCAGACCGGCGCCTCTGTGGTCGAGTCGACAGGCCTGCAAGTCAATGGGCTACCTGCGCACCGCCTCGTCACCAATTTGGTCTCGCAACAAACTGCACTCTCGGTGATGTCCTACTTTATCAAGAAAGACAACATCGTGTTTGTTTTCCACGGTTACACGCTTCAGGCGGGGTTTGCGCAGTATCGCTCGGTGTTCCAAGGGACAATGTCCCAGTTCCGGCAGCTGACGGACCCGGCGCGCATTAATGTGAAGCCGGCCGTCCTGCGCGTGCGCCAGGCACCGCGCGAGGCTTCCCTCCGGGAACTTCTCAAGGGTTTTGGCGTGACAGATGATAGTCTCCCGGCCATGGCGGTCCTCAACGGTCGCACCTTGGAGGAGGTAGTACCGGCCGGCACGCTGATCAAGGTGGTGGAAAAGTAGACTGGCGTGAGGCGGAAAAACTCACGGGCGGAGCCATGACGCTCCGCCCGTTTTTATTGTGCCGGGCCGTTTCCCTGAGGGGGCATCTATGGCGTGGTCATCCCCTGCACGCGATAGTTGAACTCGTAGGATAGCGCTCGGCTCCAATCCTCGTCAAAGATGGTCTTGTAGCGAGTCCCTTCCGGAGGTCCGACTGGCTTACCGTAGGTAAAGAACCAGTTAACGATGGGGCTCCCAGTGAAGCCGAGGGCGATCCAATAGCGCCCAGGCGACAACAACAGCGGCTCGCCACGGAACGGAAAGTCGACCCAGCGATAGCCGGGGCGCAAGGGGAGCTGATCGGCGGCGAGCATTTCGCTGGTGGCCACGTAGGCCCCTGGCTTACCGGTATCGTCTTTATAAAGCTCAACCCACAGCGAGCCTTCCCCGCCAAAGCGGTGCAGCGCGAGCCCCACACTTGCCAGGCGGATGGGCTTGGTGAGCACGAACATCTGCGCATACTGGGCCGCCTGGGTGGTGACGTATTCGGCGGTCTCCACCATAAAGTTCTTGCGCATTTCGAAGGCATTCTCCCCGCCCGCCACTGCTGGGCCCCGTGCCGCCATAAAGTCCACGCCCTCCGGGAACAGCAAGTTGCCGTAGACGAAGGGCACAGTGAAACGGAGCTGCTTCATCTCCTGGTCAGGGATGGTCTTTGGCGGCGGTGGAGGGGGCGGCGCCTGGTAAGGCTGGAACACCGCTTGCACTTCCGGCAAAAAGAGCATGTTCCGCGGACCGTGCGGTTCCTTCTTAGCGTTCAGCACCACGCGATCGTGCGCAAAGTCGGCCTCTATGCTTTCTTCGAACTGCGGCTGGCCCTTCATGCCTTGCGACTGCGTCCACCGGATCATGCCATCCATGATCGTCTCTTCGTTGTCCACCCCAACCTCGATGCGAATGAAGCGGTTGCTCACAAAGAGTTCAGTTTGCTGCGGGTCAAAAGGCACCCAACCCAGGTCCGGAAAGTAGACCTCGATCCATGAGTGCCTGCCTTGGCCCATGCGCATGGTAATGGCTCCATTGGGCAGCCGCACGTCGTAGGGTTGCTTGAGCGTCACTCCGTTGACGATGCGCACCGGCACCCCCACGGCGCGCAACAGTGCAGCCGCCAGGTGCGAGTAGTTCTGGCAGTTCCCCTTGCCAGAGTGGAAAGAGTAGAGGGCATCGTACTGGGCTGGCGGCGTGACGTACTGCATGTGGTCGACCACCCAGGAAAGCACTCTCTGCACGGCATCGAACTCTGTGCGGGCGCCCTCGGTGAGCTCTCGCGCCTTGGCTGCGATGGCCGCATCCCCGCTCTGCACTTGTGGACTCGGGTTACGATACACCTGGACGTCCGGGGGCAGCCCGGTGAGAGGAAACGGCGCTTGCGTGCGCAGGGGCTCGAGCTTTACTGTGGTCAGCGCGGTCATCGCCACGGTGGCCTCCACCGACCCAGAGTTTCCAGCCCACGTCGCCTTTACCACGCGGTTGCCCCGCTTGTCCACCTGTTCCTCCCGGGTAGCAGGCTGCGGCGCAAAGGTGAGGGAAAAATCGGAGACCGTCTGATTGTAGGTGGGAGAAGCGAACGAGGCCGGCACCACAAAGCTCAAGATGAGGCTCTTGGTGCCCGCGGCCGGTTCCACTTTTTGATACAGGCGATACTGGATCTTGGACTCCTGCCCGCCATTGAGCAGGTAGTTTTCCCCTGCAGCGTGCCCTGCCAGGCATACCGCAAGCATCAGCACCAAGCTTATCCTTCGCACAGTCACCTCCACTGCCAGGTGCGCAGCAATCTCCCTTGCGTCCGAGCTCAGCTTATCACCGATTGATCCGCTAACACAGCCGCGCAATAGCGCGCCATGCGGCTGATGGCAAACTCCATATGCTCGTGCAGACGCTCCTTGGAATATCCCCCGGGGGCAAAAATCACCATGAGTACCGCGCGTGTTTCCAGGGTGACGCCGGTGCGCGCCGAATCTGCAGATGGGTTCCCGAACGGACCATGTTCATCTGCCAGAATCAGCTTGCCAGCGGCGCTGAGCCACCCTTTGCCGATCCCCTCATAGCTTTCGCCCTCCACACCACGCCGTACCTGGACTGCCTGGCCGCGAATGCCGGCAGTGTCGTACAAGCCTATTGGCAATAGAAAACGCAACGAACAGAGGTTGCAGGTGTCCACCACCGTGTTGATCTGGTATAGCGGAGTCCCTTTCAGGACGCGCCGCAGCAGTGCTTCGGAGGAGGGTCGGTGCTTGGTGGGATCGACCCCCATCTGTCGATACAGGGTGCGTGCCGGTTGGAGGACGGGGAGAGCCGCCTCGAGACTACCAATGCGGGCTCGGTGCTCTGCCGCCAGCTGATCGATTTCCCGCCACAGGGGCTCAAAGTAGCCTTTGACTTCAACCTGGCCGAAGTGGAGGCAAGCAAGGAGCACCTTTCCCTTGACCTCCGGTGAAAGAACGAATCTGAATGGAGCCTGCTTCACGGTGCCTCCCCTGCCGGACATAGCATGTTAGCAAATCCCCCGGTGAAAATCAAGAAAAAAAATCGCTCAACCTGTGTGGGCTTACTTGCGCAGAATGCACCGCTGCACGGAACACCATCCATTCCCTTGGGCGTGAAGGAAATAGACACCCGACGGCAGTCCAGGTGTAGGAGTCCAGCTTATTGAATACGCGCCTGGGTGAAAAGAGCCCTCGCCAACCTGTTCCACCACTCGTCCAATCACGTCGAACACCGTGAGGCGAACTACTGAGTCGCTGGCCAGATGGAGCACGACAGTCGTCTGCAGCCCAAAGGGATTGGGGAACACACTTAAGGCCACCGGTCCAGGTCTATTACCCTCTGCCAATTCTACTTTAGAGGGTGCGCTGCAAAAGTGTTCGCCTGCCTGGCTCAATGTCATGTAGCGCACCCTACCCCCATACGCTGCATTGAGCGAGTCCAACAGTTCGCCCACCCACTGGATGACCAGGCCGTTCTCATAGCCAGCACGGACAAAATAGTCGTGAAAAAGCATGCAGTAGTAGCCCCGCGAGTCCTTGGCGTCTCGCACCGCGCTTAGTGCCGCAGCGAGCTTGGCACGATACTCCTGAGGCTTCAAGTTCCAGGTGTAGTCAAAGTCGACACCGAGGTTGACCAGAGGACCGCGCACTTGCTCAAAAGGCCGGCCAGTTGTGGACACCCACCTGAAGCCGCGATCGCACAGCACCTGATAGGTGGTACTATCTGCCACATGCGAAGGGGGCACAAACGTCAGGGGCACCACTCCCAGGCTGTCCTGGAGCAGGCGAATTCCCTCGCGAATGAGGCTATCCTGCTGGGCGTAAGTGAGGCTGACGCCTCGCGTGGGGCAGTGGAACTCGTGGAACTGACCGCATACGGGGCAGATGTGGTTATATCCGTGCTGGGCAATTTCATGGCCGGCGGCGTGGCTGGCTCTGAGCTCTCGGCACAGGTTCCCGTCGCGGTTTTCTGGTTCCACCAGACGGTGCGGGATGACCGCCCAGGTGACCCTTCCGCCGCGTGCCTCCACTGCCTCCGCAAAAGGCACGATGCTGCGCGGGAGCACGGTCGTGTTGCGCGACATGACGTCGTCCACGCGGATGACAAAGACGAGGGAATCGGCGGCCACCGACAGGGCTGCGTGGCAAGCCGTGAGGAGCACCATGGTAGCCAATGCGAACCGCGTCTGCCCTTTGCCCTGGACGGTGCAAAGGTTGTTGCCGTCGCCGAAGAGGCTCAAAGGTCAGAACCCTTTATTTGGTGATCACGAACCTGCCGCAGGCTATCTGCCTGCCGGCTACGACCCGGTAGAAGTAGACCCCAGGGGCCACCCGCGCCTCCGGCTGCCACTGCACCGCATGCCTTCCTGCGGTAAACTCCTGGGAACTCCACTCTGCCACAATCTGCCCGACTGCGTTGTAGATGGAAACGGCGACCACCTCTGGCCTGGGCAGCGAGAAGGCGATGGTAAGGCCCGCTTGCTCCCCACTCAGCGAGAACGGGTTGGGATAGACGGGCAACAGCCCAAGTGTGCTTGGAGGACCGCCGGTCCTCTGTCCCTCTCCGGTCTGGGCCACAGCGGTCGGAGTGCATACGCCGGTAAAGACGTAGGCCACACCACCTTTCTCGAACCACGAGCGCGAAAGGTCCGCCTTGTTGAACACGTGGGCATAGCCGTCCGTGCTGCGCGCAGGGTCATGGACGATGGGATCGCCCGCAGCGGTGAAGCCGGCCAGCATCATCAGGTGGCCTTGGTACAAAGGGGGGCCTACGGACATACCGATGCGGCCGCCACTGGCGAGAATCTGGTAGGCTTGGCTCCAGGAGCGCACCCGCGCCACCGTTCCCCTCAGACCGTGCTCCGCCGCATTCTGGACCACGCGCGGCCATACACCAAAGATCTGCCAGTACGGGTCGTACGTATCCAGGGCAAATGCCAGTGGGTCGACATTGATCCCATAGCTGGCAAGGATCATGGCCACAGTGGTGGGCGAACAAATTCTGCCCCCGAACTCCTGGGACACCTTGTACTGGGCAATGAACCTCGTCGGGACAAAAATGGCCGGTGGCCGGTCAGCAAGCGCCTCGCTCAAGTTGAATTCGGCCGTTCTGCGGCTGTCGCTGGCAAAAAACGACAGCAGGCGCAGCGTAGGCGACCGGACGCCAGGGGCAAGCCGCTTGAATTCGACCTTGAACTGCCAGGCGCTGACATAGGAGGACAACTCCATGGTGTCGATATCGATTCTGCCGCCGGCAAAGGTGGTGGACTTGGTGCCTGGCCAGAGGTTCGCCTTCCAGTACCCCACCTCCAACCACGGCGACCATCCCGTGCCATAGGGCACACGAATGAACACGCGAAAAGCGCCGCTATCGCCCGGCGCAGAGCCGTTCCAGGAGGGGAGCCCGACGTCGAAGGGGTAGACGGCGCTCTGCACCCTCAGCACAAGGCTGCCGGTGAGAGCGCCGTCCACGAGCTGGAGAGCTCCTCCGTCTGCGCTGCTCACCACGTTGATCACGCTGGTGGCCTCCGCAAGCAGCGAATCCGCCCCCTCCAGGATGTACTGCTGGTCC
Coding sequences within:
- a CDS encoding M28 family peptidase codes for the protein MAHTRRVRALLQRAPRTAGLLLAGALSWVANTAAQQVQPCADSIYASVRHLSEAIGPRPMGSPAEKEALEWVLAYFRRLGADTAYFMPFNKAPQAAPHLNTASGNAVALFRGVTDSLIVIGGHIDSAAPEVPGANDNASGVATALELARVWKDRPRRYSMLFIAFGGEERGLLGSTYFVEHFPELTKARMMLCLDMAGADGAALPMFETRKAQAPRWLVRDALAIDARDGLRLLRYAPHFSALNSMGKGAGSDHEPFLNKGIPAIDFTTGINTSPIHTPQDNLAFIRKDQLGRYARLVDELLLHYQRNGVPATSTSRFVLWDVAGMAVFVPHWVLLAVVMASLALLVPAFLLARRAHPSLRTASRARFSFVKLLVLWLLVVLCAQVGEALLQLLRGLRHPWMTHVWAYVGYAGLWALIGLWLGLQTTRRWRFAREAWRYVLTAFILLALGTATMLLLSARLAFYPALCLLLLESAVVATSPVPRLLLGVLAPLPLVRLLLIEALPMAGRLFARGAYQIDTFWRSLGTTALLTALLFAWLLPVVFILAYLVRSVPAATRWAKVARRTWFGSMLLGAAIGYGAVLYFLPAYDDMWRPTVWLTAEYRLPEGKSVVRVRSDEYMRGVVVTVDSLQRQYHGTVNADSLPVRFRADWVHLAGSELLKPGPTDTVEVNWLLTYDPTPYTLNISITADSGKVDSVGSDLGFRKGKRSILFAWTAWPQGPVDLKATIVCRGVTRFVRQVTATYTELPTGISLSAASADVIARTRVTLVDTLWFPRLPSVRPRQEATEASLSPTHQKVLAQFTRSTYLQDTKQQ
- a CDS encoding M48 family metalloprotease, whose translation is MNTRTFLSMALACTLAGLVLVVSCAVNPVTGKRDFMLLTEADEIQLGKQTDPEVVATYGILEKPELQAYVEDLGRRLAHVSHRPHLPYSFKVLDSPVINAFAVPGGFIYLTRGILAYLNDEAELAGVMGHEIGHVTARHTAKQYSKAMLAGLGLEIGKGLSTEFRKYAPYVEFGVGMLFLKFSRDDERQADELGVTYSTKAGYDATHMANLFVTLERLQPSSAQGLPDWFSTHPNPPSRIQNIRKLAAQWQKTVAAPQYSVNSEQYLRTIDGLVFGDDPRQGYVADGVFYHPTMRFQFPVPANWHVENAPSQVQMVSPQEDAVMLFMLSQEQTPQEAAEKFVQQTGASVVESTGLQVNGLPAHRLVTNLVSQQTALSVMSYFIKKDNIVFVFHGYTLQAGFAQYRSVFQGTMSQFRQLTDPARINVKPAVLRVRQAPREASLRELLKGFGVTDDSLPAMAVLNGRTLEEVVPAGTLIKVVEK
- a CDS encoding transglutaminase-like domain-containing protein, which produces MRRISLVLMLAVCLAGHAAGENYLLNGGQESKIQYRLYQKVEPAAGTKSLILSFVVPASFASPTYNQTVSDFSLTFAPQPATREEQVDKRGNRVVKATWAGNSGSVEATVAMTALTTVKLEPLRTQAPFPLTGLPPDVQVYRNPSPQVQSGDAAIAAKARELTEGARTEFDAVQRVLSWVVDHMQYVTPPAQYDALYSFHSGKGNCQNYSHLAAALLRAVGVPVRIVNGVTLKQPYDVRLPNGAITMRMGQGRHSWIEVYFPDLGWVPFDPQQTELFVSNRFIRIEVGVDNEETIMDGMIRWTQSQGMKGQPQFEESIEADFAHDRVVLNAKKEPHGPRNMLFLPEVQAVFQPYQAPPPPPPPKTIPDQEMKQLRFTVPFVYGNLLFPEGVDFMAARGPAVAGGENAFEMRKNFMVETAEYVTTQAAQYAQMFVLTKPIRLASVGLALHRFGGEGSLWVELYKDDTGKPGAYVATSEMLAADQLPLRPGYRWVDFPFRGEPLLLSPGRYWIALGFTGSPIVNWFFTYGKPVGPPEGTRYKTIFDEDWSRALSYEFNYRVQGMTTP
- a CDS encoding phenylalanine--tRNA ligase beta subunit-related protein codes for the protein MKQAPFRFVLSPEVKGKVLLACLHFGQVEVKGYFEPLWREIDQLAAEHRARIGSLEAALPVLQPARTLYRQMGVDPTKHRPSSEALLRRVLKGTPLYQINTVVDTCNLCSLRFLLPIGLYDTAGIRGQAVQVRRGVEGESYEGIGKGWLSAAGKLILADEHGPFGNPSADSARTGVTLETRAVLMVIFAPGGYSKERLHEHMEFAISRMARYCAAVLADQSVIS
- a CDS encoding DUF2334 domain-containing protein, whose product is MSLFGDGNNLCTVQGKGQTRFALATMVLLTACHAALSVAADSLVFVIRVDDVMSRNTTVLPRSIVPFAEAVEARGGRVTWAVIPHRLVEPENRDGNLCRELRASHAAGHEIAQHGYNHICPVCGQFHEFHCPTRGVSLTYAQQDSLIREGIRLLQDSLGVVPLTFVPPSHVADSTTYQVLCDRGFRWVSTTGRPFEQVRGPLVNLGVDFDYTWNLKPQEYRAKLAAALSAVRDAKDSRGYYCMLFHDYFVRAGYENGLVIQWVGELLDSLNAAYGGRVRYMTLSQAGEHFCSAPSKVELAEGNRPGPVALSVFPNPFGLQTTVVLHLASDSVVRLTVFDVIGRVVEQVGEGSFHPGAYSISWTPTPGLPSGVYFLHAQGNGWCSVQRCILRK
- a CDS encoding C39 family peptidase; amino-acid sequence: MARRGETDGHGVGGRWTLTGAMLLAVLEFAFASYPDQQYILEGADSLLAEATSVINVVSSADGGALQLVDGALTGSLVLRVQSAVYPFDVGLPSWNGSAPGDSGAFRVFIRVPYGTGWSPWLEVGYWKANLWPGTKSTTFAGGRIDIDTMELSSYVSAWQFKVEFKRLAPGVRSPTLRLLSFFASDSRRTAEFNLSEALADRPPAIFVPTRFIAQYKVSQEFGGRICSPTTVAMILASYGINVDPLAFALDTYDPYWQIFGVWPRVVQNAAEHGLRGTVARVRSWSQAYQILASGGRIGMSVGPPLYQGHLMMLAGFTAAGDPIVHDPARSTDGYAHVFNKADLSRSWFEKGGVAYVFTGVCTPTAVAQTGEGQRTGGPPSTLGLLPVYPNPFSLSGEQAGLTIAFSLPRPEVVAVSIYNAVGQIVAEWSSQEFTAGRHAVQWQPEARVAPGVYFYRVVAGRQIACGRFVITK